TAAAAACCTAAACTCTTTTGAAAAATATGTCTAACTTATAGGGGGTTAAGACAATAACACCCTGTTGTGATAAATTTGGAGATAAATTAAAAATAATCATTAGAAATGAACTTAAAAGGCAGCTTGTAGAAAAACCAGAAAAAATAATATCAGAAATATTTCAATACCCTAATTTTTCACCTTCAAATAAAGATATATCAATATAAGGGATATTTAAATAAAATTTACACTTTTAATTTTAAACATTAAAGATATGAAAAAGTTAAAATTTAATGCAATTGTAATTTTTATATTTACTATTATAATACTTCCCGAATCTAATCCATTTGCAAAAGGAAGTTATCATTTTAGTTTTTTTAATGCAAAAATGTCTATTTTAAAAATAAGTACAGAACCTACAATTATTGCAAACATGGAAGTATTTATTGATTTTAAAAAGAATGATATATTGAATTATTTTAGTAAGAAAGATAAAACCGTTGAGATAGCGCTAAATGATGACAATGTTGAAACACTTACTGTTTATGACACAAACCCTAAAATTGCTAAATCTTTTTACATTGACGGTAATAATATTTGTAGTCGATGCCTTTTTGGAACTCCCTCATCTGATGTTGCAATAAGTATTATAACAATTTTAAATGAAAAATGTGATGCCCAGAAAAATTTTGTAAAATCCAATAAATTGCAAAATCTATGGACAATGAAAATTTTAGAAAATACATACACATGGTCTTATCATTTTGATAATGAAAGTGAATTTTATTTCTTCAATTGTGACAAATACAAATAGAAATTGTTTACAAGCACTTTTGCAGCTTTTTTACTTGATTCCTGACTTTGACATGCGACTTCGCGTCCCGCCAGCAACCATGTGCCGTTAATTCGTCTTAAAATTATTTTTGATCTTAGCTAATTCATCATTGGCTTTTACAACCTTCGATTTCAGTTTTTCTTTATAATCGCGAACTTTCTGCAACATTTTTTCATCACCTGTGGCAAGCATCTGTGCTGCCAGTATAGCTGCATTGGCAGCGCCATTCAATGCAACAGTAGCAACAGGAATACCCGAAGGCATCTGTAAAATTGAAAGAATAGAATCCCAACCATCAATAGAATTAGATGATTTTATTGGAACACCAATTACAGGACAAGGAGTGCAGGCTGCTATAACTCCCGGCAAATGCGCAGCTCCGCCGGCTCCGGCAATGATAACACGAACTCCGCGGCCATAAGCATTCATAGCAAAATCCATCACCTTGTCGGGTGTGCGGTGTGCCGACAGTGCATTGATTTCATAATATATCTGAAACTCTTCCAGTATTTTTACAGCTTCTTCCATAATGGGCATATCCGAAGTGCTTCCCATTATTATACTTACCTTAGGTTCTTTATTTTCCATAAAATCATAAATTTGATATGGCAAAAATAAAAAAAAATGATTTGATGTATTGATTTATGAATTCTTATCTTTGTAGATTAAGTAATAAATAAAAAGTACACGAAAAATAAATATTTTTAAGGTTTAATTTGATCTATGAAAACAGTCCAGATAAAAGATAAAGAATTTTCTGTTTCTATTAAAGAGAATGACATTCTTAAAGCTATTGATGCAATTGCCGGAAAGATAAACAAGGACATGAGTGATAAAAACCCTTTATTCCTTGTTATCCTTAATGGTTCATTCATGTTTGCCGCCGACCTTTGTAAAAGGCTTACCATGCCATGCGAAATATCTTTTGTCAAGCTATCGAGCTACCAGGGAACACAATCTACACTAAATGTAAAAACGCTCATAGGATTGGATGATGACATCAAAGACCGCAACATAGTTGTTGTTGAAGATATTGTTGATACAGGTCATACTATAGAAGATACACTGAAAAGCCTGGAACAATATAAACCGGCTTCGGTTAAAATTGCTACTTTGCTTTTTAAACCCAAAGCTTATGTAAAGAATTTTCCTATTGACTATATAGGCATTGAAATTCCAAATGATTTTATTGTAGGCTACGGACTCGACTATGATGGCTACGGTCGCAACCTTGCTGATATTTACAAGATAGTATAAAAATAAAAAAATAAACTTATGCTGAATCTCATTCTTTTTGGTCCTCCGGGATCTGGTAAAGGAACCCACTCCTTAAAACTTGTGGATAAATACAACCTGGTACACATCTCTACCGGAGATATTTTCCGCAGCGAAACAAGCAATAAAACCGAATTGGGACTGAAAGCCAAAAGCTATATGGATAAAGGCGCACTGGTTCCCGATGAATTGGTAATCGACATGCTTTTTTCTGTTATGGATCGCCATGAAAACGCTAAAGGCTTTGTGTTCGATGGTTTTCCAAGAACATTAGTCCAGGCAGACAAGTTTGATGAAATGCTGAATAAAAAGAATATGCCCATTTCTATGGTTGTATCGCTCGAAGTTAGTGATGATGAACTTATAAAAAGACTGGTGAAACGTGGCATAGAATCAGGAAGAAGCGATGATACCGAAGAGGTGATCAAGCAACGACTTGATGTGTATAATAAACAAACCAAACCACTGCTCGACTATTATAAAAACAAAAAATTACTTCAATCTGTGTATGGCATTGGCAGTATTGAAGAAATTTTTAATAGTATTTGCGAACGAATCAATGGAAAACGCTAAAATATTTTCCGAATAAATTTTGGAAATGAAACGACTTTATGGCTTCTTCAAATTTTGTTGACTATATAAAAATTTTTTGTCGCTCAGGTAAAGGTGGCGCCGGTTCTGCGCATCTGCACAGGGCCAAGTACGTTCCTAAAGGCGGTCCCGATGGCGGCGATGGTGGAAGAGGTGGACATATTATTCTAAAAGGAAACAACCAGTTGTGGACATTGCTTCACCTGAAATATACAAGACATGTTTTTGCTGAACCCGGACAGAATGGTAGCGAAAATCAAAGTTCAGGACTTGCAGGGAAAGATCGTATCATCGAAGTTCCTTTAGGAACAGTAGCAAAAGATGCGGAAACAGGAGAAATAAAATGCGAAATAACTAAAGACGGCGAAACAGTTATACTTATAAAAGGTGGAAGAGGAGGTTTAGGAAACCAGCATTTTAAAACTTCTACAAACCAAACCCCGCGTTATGCACAGCCCGGCGAGCCTAGTATAGAAAGCACGATAATACTCGAACTGAAAATACTTGCCGATGTTGGCCTTGTTGGTTTTCCTAATGCAGGAAAATCAACATTGCTTTCAAAAGTTTCAGCAGCAAAACCCGAAATAGCAGATTATCCATTCACCACACTGGTTCCAAACCTTGGTATTGTTTCATACCGCGATAATAGGTCATTTGTAATGGCTGATATTCCAGGCATCATAGAAGGCGCCAGCGAAGGCAAAGGACTTGGATTGCGCTTTTTACGCCATATTGAAAGAAATTCCATTCTGCTTTTCATCGTTCCTGCAGATAGCAAAGACATAAAAAAAGAATACCAGATTTTAGTGAATGAATTAAAACAATATAATCCTGAATTAATTCATAAAGAACGTATTCTTGCTGTTTCGAAAAGCGATCTGCTTGATGATGAACTGAGAGCGGAAATAAAAAAGACATTACCTCGCGTTGCACACATTTTCATTTCTTCACATACCGGCGATGGACTATTGAAGTTAAAAGACCTGATCTGGAAAAAGCTTACATCATACGATATTGAATAAAGTTAAAAAGTTTTGATTAATTTTGTTTATCCATAATTTTTGAATGAAAATTTTACATTTGTAAAAAAACATGCTATGATAAAGCAATTGAAAATAAAAAATTTCAAATCAATTAAAGATTTGACAATAAATTGCAAGAAACTAAATGTTTTTATCGGAGAACCCAATTCCGGCAAAAGTAACATCATTGAAGCATTATCACTACAAAGTCAGGGTGCAATTGGAAATGAATTAAATAAACAAATATTTCGTTATAAAACAATCGGCGATTTATTTTATGATTTTAATATTAATAATCAAATTGAAGTTAATACTGAAGATAAATATACTATTTTAAAATATGCAATCCGAGAAAACGGAGTTCCCGAAAACCAGTTTTACTTTTTATTAGATTCAGAAAAAGATGTTAAGAACCCAATTATTCTTTCACATGGAGGGAGTGTAGATAATAAAGGCAACATAGGAAATACCAATGTTCATTTTTATGAATATAAAAGGCTTTCAAATTTTTTCAATTCTTATACACCACACTTATCCGTTCCTTATGGAGAAAATCTTCCTGCTTTGCTTTTATCAAATTCTGAATATAAAAAATGGGTTTCGG
This genomic interval from Bacteroidales bacterium contains the following:
- the purE gene encoding 5-(carboxyamino)imidazole ribonucleotide mutase, with translation MENKEPKVSIIMGSTSDMPIMEEAVKILEEFQIYYEINALSAHRTPDKVMDFAMNAYGRGVRVIIAGAGGAAHLPGVIAACTPCPVIGVPIKSSNSIDGWDSILSILQMPSGIPVATVALNGAANAAILAAQMLATGDEKMLQKVRDYKEKLKSKVVKANDELAKIKNNFKTN
- the obgE gene encoding GTPase ObgE, whose protein sequence is MASSNFVDYIKIFCRSGKGGAGSAHLHRAKYVPKGGPDGGDGGRGGHIILKGNNQLWTLLHLKYTRHVFAEPGQNGSENQSSGLAGKDRIIEVPLGTVAKDAETGEIKCEITKDGETVILIKGGRGGLGNQHFKTSTNQTPRYAQPGEPSIESTIILELKILADVGLVGFPNAGKSTLLSKVSAAKPEIADYPFTTLVPNLGIVSYRDNRSFVMADIPGIIEGASEGKGLGLRFLRHIERNSILLFIVPADSKDIKKEYQILVNELKQYNPELIHKERILAVSKSDLLDDELRAEIKKTLPRVAHIFISSHTGDGLLKLKDLIWKKLTSYDIE
- a CDS encoding AAA family ATPase; protein product: MIKQLKIKNFKSIKDLTINCKKLNVFIGEPNSGKSNIIEALSLQSQGAIGNELNKQIFRYKTIGDLFYDFNINNQIEVNTEDKYTILKYAIRENGVPENQFYFLLDSEKDVKNPIILSHGGSVDNKGNIGNTNVHFYEYKRLSNFFNSYTPHLSVPYGENLPALLLSNSEYKKWVSEFLKSKGLTLTIKPTENEILASKLVDDEIYSYPYFSISETLQRIIFYTIAIKSNKNNIILFDEPESNTFPFYTKYLAEKIALDKTNQFFITTHNPYLLLNMIEKSKQTDINVCLVQMKNFKSIATELNEKQISEVLNLNSDIFFNFDKILSL
- the hpt gene encoding hypoxanthine phosphoribosyltransferase; translated protein: MKTVQIKDKEFSVSIKENDILKAIDAIAGKINKDMSDKNPLFLVILNGSFMFAADLCKRLTMPCEISFVKLSSYQGTQSTLNVKTLIGLDDDIKDRNIVVVEDIVDTGHTIEDTLKSLEQYKPASVKIATLLFKPKAYVKNFPIDYIGIEIPNDFIVGYGLDYDGYGRNLADIYKIV
- a CDS encoding adenylate kinase; this translates as MLNLILFGPPGSGKGTHSLKLVDKYNLVHISTGDIFRSETSNKTELGLKAKSYMDKGALVPDELVIDMLFSVMDRHENAKGFVFDGFPRTLVQADKFDEMLNKKNMPISMVVSLEVSDDELIKRLVKRGIESGRSDDTEEVIKQRLDVYNKQTKPLLDYYKNKKLLQSVYGIGSIEEIFNSICERINGKR